One segment of Triticum aestivum cultivar Chinese Spring chromosome 2A, IWGSC CS RefSeq v2.1, whole genome shotgun sequence DNA contains the following:
- the LOC123187350 gene encoding uncharacterized protein, with protein MPSKRTLSLFILRSLGRSRTAVNDNNIRARITPVPPSSDPISPERDGWTRRSRRSRGPGRRPGGRGNAAGQGGPVAAPVIYWFCEHCGDLRHDNQARHLVNHIYMEHQETQQRLRQLQAREAYQRAHGGSKKRGNRRRH; from the exons ATGCCCTCGAAGCGAACACTTTCCCTGTTCATCCTTCGGTCGCTCGGTCGCAGTCGCACCGCCGTCAACGACAACAACATCCGCGCGAGGATCACGCCCGTCCCTCCTTCCTCCGATCCGATCTCACCAGAGCGAG ATGGGTGGACGCGGAGGTCGCGGAGGTcccgggggccggggcggcggccgggCGGCAGGGGCAACGCCGCTGGCCAGGGAGGGCCAGTGGCAGCTCCCGTCATCTACTGGTTCTGCGAGCACTGCGGGGATCTGCGCCATGACAATCAAGCACGTCACCTCGTGAACCACATCTACATGGaacaccaggaaacccagcagcGCCTCCGCCAGCTGCAGGCGCGTGAGGCGTATCAGCGAGCCCATGGTGGCTCGAAGAAGAGGGGCAACCGCCGCCGCCACTGA